A single region of the Vanacampus margaritifer isolate UIUO_Vmar chromosome 13, RoL_Vmar_1.0, whole genome shotgun sequence genome encodes:
- the bloc1s2 gene encoding biogenesis of lysosome-related organelles complex 1 subunit 2 encodes MAAIGDDAAAMDSISRSPGAHSAPPNAAADLMSHGEGTEDSKEAPVLAVKKPNSNSDGGVETAEEAVEPAEPDINALCTDMFEKMAVFLQGELTATCEDYRLLENMNKLTSLKYMEMKDISINISRNLQDLNNKYASLQPYLDQINQIEEQVSSLEQAAYKLDAYSKKLEARFKKLEKR; translated from the exons atggctgccatagGAGACGACGCCGCTGCAATGGACAGTATTTCCAGGTCACCCGGGGCCCATTCTGCTCCTCCAAACGCCGCCGCGGATTTAATGAGTCACGGGGAAGGCACAGAGGACTCGAAGGAAGCACCGGTGCTCGCGGTTAAAAAACCCAACTCGAACA GCGATGGTGGTGTGGAAACGGCAGAAGAAGCCGTCGAGCCCGCAGAACCTGACATAAACGCGTTGTGTACCGACATGTTTGAAAAGATGGCCGTCTTCCTTCAAGGAGAACTCACAG CCACTTGCGAGGATTATCGTCTGTTGGAGAATATGAACAAACTAACGAGTTTGAAATACATGGAAATGAAAGACATCAGTATCAACATCAGTCGAAACTTGCAAGATCTCAACAATAAGT ATGCTAGCCTTCAGCCCTACCTGGACCAGATAAATCAGATTGAGGAGCAAGTGTCTTCGTTGGAACAAGCTGCTTATAAACTGGACGCGTATTCCAAAAAACTAG AGGCCAGATTCAAAAAACTGGAGAAGCGATGA